From a region of the Mercurialis annua linkage group LG1-X, ddMerAnnu1.2, whole genome shotgun sequence genome:
- the LOC126679314 gene encoding F-box protein At2g02240-like: MDPVTNQKRYQPSSSSSSSKAAMENNNGNEIQEANITLLPEGCIANVVSFTTPRDACSLSLVSSLFKNASLSDTVWDSFLPPDYHAIISQSSDPSLLSSSSSKKHLFGSLCQKPILIDHGKKSFALDKWSGKKCYMLSARDLNITWGSTPTYWKWNSDPHSRFGEVAELLNVCWLEITGKISTNLLSPSTLYSAYLVFKLKERAHGLLDPPAEAIVGVGAETERNRRTVYLDTDADSSYRMSLRRQGPVMLRTRGGLARRIAEAEPPVAAGPSGESENGPKKRGDGWVEVELGEFFNENVNDEELVVSVLEVKQGNWKSGLVVEGIEIRPKHKI, translated from the exons ATGGATCCAGTAACGAACCAGAAACGATATCAACCATCGTCGTCGTCGTCATCATCAAAAGCAGCAATGGAAAACAACAATGGTAATGAAATCCAAGAAGCAAACATCACGTTATTGCCGGAAGGCTGCATAGCCAACGTCGTCTCCTTTACAACTCCTCGCGACGCTTGCTCTCTCTCTTTAGTCTCTTCTCTGTTCAAGAACGCATCTCTATCCGACACCGTTTGGGACAGTTTCTTGCCTCCCGATTATCACGCTATTATCTCTCAATCCTCCGATCCTTCTCTCTTATCCTCTTCCTCCTCCAAGAAACACCTCTTTGGCAGTCTCTGTCAAAAACCTATCCTCATCGATCACGGCAAAAAG AGTTTTGCATTGGATAAATGGAGTGGAAAGAAGTGTTATATGCTGTCTGCAAGAGATCTCAACATTACCTGGGGTTCTACTCCTACCTACTGGAAGTGGAATTCTGACCCTCATTCCAG ATTTGGAGAGGTAGCCGAACTTCTCAACGTGTGCTGGCTAGAAATCACTGGCAAAATTAGTACAAATTTGCTGTCTCCATCGACGTTGTACTCAGCTTACTTGGTTTTCAAGCTGAAAGAAAGAGCCCATGGATTACTTGACCCACCTGCAGAGGCAATAGTCGGAGTTGGTGCGGAAACTGAAAGAAATAGGCGTACAGTTTATTTGGATACAGATGCAGATTCTAGCTACAGAATGAGTCTCAGGCGGCAAGGCCCTGTAATGTTAAGAACACGAGGCGGATTGGCCCGCCGCATTGCGGAGGCTGAGCCACCTGTGGCCGCTGGTCCTAGCGGAGAAAGTGAAAATGGGCCGAAGAAGAGAGGAGATGGGTGGGTGGAAGTTGAATTGGGGGAGTTTTTCAATGAGAATGTGAATGATGAAGAACTGGTAGTGAGTGTTTTGGAGGTGAAACAAGGTAATTGGAAAAGTGGTCTCGTTGTTGAGGGTATAGAAATTAGGCCTAAACATAAGATTTAG
- the LOC126673309 gene encoding uncharacterized protein LOC126673309, which produces MCSNSTLNVSFLIWFDGQIVNSPRGVEYHGGCRVEMPLSERMNFDKLVNICKRAVCSGPNSTNSEVEITQILFRLPKFVRGEVDSYALFLVQDNNHLFGILTESMRCPNLRIMEFYVEYRILGGTEISLDNLELSDSSESEWDNESVRSSDEDEDEHFYESDEDDAGDIDAELGMANSGEQTHYQSQLPEHVSRVNVDDFVVDLNEGETPNFTWQPGMEFQTGMTFKSRDVVQICATAYSIAMGKEHQFHRTTPKTIVFVCRHNEICGWWLRATKLQTNHTWTLTKYIGPHTCDHFMTGRDHRNFKSSQIVEFIKDLVLEQRDIHIKTLMAGILERFSVMPTYKRTWLAKEKAICSAYGNWKDSFAEVCSFMANVKVTNPGSFWHAEGDPIYTNHSQNPRVRMFRRILVTVYCILSQRDLQERTHVTGEASSSAARRIRFGARSSQLATMEDRRDVTLPPPEPADQPYQLPPLPPCQVDLSSIRGRRRQPRRMPPQPRPEHVYPIPEPLFFHTEVAGTSDIPQADYWERQHYGSTSGATPQASYPQFQVPPASMPYVDSFFGDTTFTTTQDPPGPSESQVPPAPMPYSDSSFRHTTFANTRDPFAPSDSQVRQPPIPSFHSYLGEMG; this is translated from the exons atgtgTAGTAATTCAACACTCAATGTATCCTTTCTGATATGGTTCGATGGGCAAATTGTAAACTCCCCCCGTGGAGTAGAATATCACGGTGGTTGTCGAGTGGAGATGCCACTCAGTGAACGAATGAATTTCGATAAATTggttaacatttgtaaaagagCAGTTTGTAGCGGACCGAACTCTACTAACTCAGAAGTGGAGATTACACAAATTTTATTCAGACTGCCTAAATTTGTAAGGGGTGAAGTAGATTCGTACGCACTCTTTTTAGTGCAGGACAATAACCATTTATTTGGAATACTAACCGAATCTATGAGATGTCCGAATCTACGAATTATGGAGTTCTACGTTGAGTACCGGATTTTGGGTGGAACTGAAATTTCGCTGGATAATTTGGAGTTAAGCGATTCGAGCGAGTCAGAGTGGGACAATGAGTCAGTAAGGAGCAGTGACGAAGATGAAGACGAACACTTTTATGAGAGCGACGAAGATGATGCAGGAGACATCGACGCCGAGTTAGGAATGGCCAATTCGGGAGAACAAACTCATTACCAGTCGCAGCTCCCTGAACACGTTAGTCGTGTAAATGTTGACGATTTCGTAGTTGACTTGAATGAGGGTGAGACCCCGAATTTTACTTGGCAGCCAGGAATGGAGTTTCAAACGGGGATGACCTTCAAAAGTCGTGATGTTGTTCAGATCTGTGCAACCGCTTATTCAATCGCTATGGGGAAGGAGCACCAGTTTCATCGGACTACCCCCAAGACAATCGTGTTTGTTTGCCGACACAACGAAATCTGCGGATGGTGGTTGCGAGCAACCAAACTACAGACAAATCATACATGGACCCTGACAAAATATATAGGGCCACACACGTGCGATCATTTTATGACAGGTCGCGACCATCGAAACTTTAAGTCTAGTCAAATCGTAGAATTTATCAAGGACCTGGTGTTGGAACAACGCGACATTCACATCAAGACGCTGATGGCTGGTATTTTGGAAAGATTTTCTGTAATGCCTACCTATAAAAGAACTTGGTTAGCTAAGGAGAAGGCAATATGCAGCGCCTACGGAAACTGGAAGGACTCTTTCGCCGAAGTTTGTAGCTTCATGGCCAATGTGAAGGTCACAAATCCCGGATCATTCTGGCATGCAGAAG GCGATCCAATTTACACAAACCACTCGCAAAATCCCCGAGTGAGAATGTTTCGCAGAATATTAGTGACGGTTTATTGTATATTGTCACAGCGCGATTTGCAGGAGAGAACCCATGTTACGGGGGAGGCCAGTTCGAGTGCCGCTCGCAGGATTAGGTTTGGTGCACGAAGTTCTCAGCTTGCTACCATGGAGGATCGCAGGGACGTCACACTTCCCCCTCCTGAGCCAGCCGACCAACCATACCAGCTGCCTCCGCTCCCTCCCTGTCAGGTCGATTTAAGCTCTATTAGAGGACGGCGTCGACAGCCACGCAGAATGCCTCCACAGCCCCGTCCAGAGCATGTGTACCCTATCCCAGAGCCATTATTTTTTCACACGGAGGTGGCGGGTACCTCAGACATACCGCAGGCGGACTACTGGGAAAGACAACATTACGGGTCAACCTCCGGGGCGACACCCCAAGCATCATATCCACAG TTTCAGGTCCCGCCTGCGTCGATGCCGTATGTTGACTCATTTTTTGGAGATACGACCTTTACGACCACTCAGGATCCACCAGGGCCATCTGAGTCACAG GTCCCCCCGGCGCCGATGCCGTATAGTGACTCATCTTTTAGACATACGACATTTGCCAACACTCGAGATCCTTTTGCGCCATCTGATTCACAG GTTCGCCAGCCGCCGATTCCGTCTTTCCATTCATATCTGGGAGAGATGGGATAA